One part of the Salinivirga cyanobacteriivorans genome encodes these proteins:
- a CDS encoding cell division protein ZapA → MSELSDTFTIRVNIADRYYPLKIKRTDEAKVRNAATKINETVFQYRKVYSDKDAQDFLAMAALQFATKLTDIDDEKSGNAYQEFLQDISQKLDSALKKQ, encoded by the coding sequence ATGAGTGAACTGAGTGACACGTTTACGATAAGAGTAAATATTGCAGACCGTTACTATCCGCTTAAAATAAAGCGGACGGACGAAGCTAAGGTGCGTAATGCAGCTACAAAAATAAACGAAACGGTATTTCAGTACCGGAAGGTGTATTCAGACAAAGATGCACAAGATTTTTTAGCTATGGCAGCATTACAATTTGCGACAAAATTAACGGATATAGACGATGAAAAATCCGGAAATGCGTACCAGGAATTTCTGCAGGACATCAGTCAAAAACTCGACTCAGCATTGAAAAAACAATAA
- a CDS encoding M23 family metallopeptidase, whose protein sequence is MSGNFAELRGSHFHTGIDIKTQGKTGLNIYAIADGYVSRIKVSPYGYGNALYITHPNGYTSVYAHLHRFNIQIEEYVRRQQYASKSFAVNLFPEPGLINVKQGEVVGKGGNSGSSLGPHLHFEIRTTDNEKPQNPLRWNFDVVDNIIPRFHNLIVYPLSDGATVNNVQRKLLFSLQKSGNNYKVKNNAPIKVADTIGLGVYVNDYLNNTYNRCGVNQLKVFVDDVLTYFLELNELSFAENRYILSHMDYALKVDRNIKAHKCFIDEGNHFSGYKFSEERGKVFVAPGDRKHVEVHAIDAHGNKSVLSFTLLGVDPVKAKQNITVASVLKPGQTNHFENEDVHLVFPSKSLYTKLNFTYSSEPGSEEMYSKIYQLHDKHVPLHQRFNFILETPDVPNHLKNKLYLASVAQNGNTSPVTSKVRCDKGRAHTRIRSFGRFALMADTIAPEIRPVNIYENKDMTSEQGISVKITDDATGIESYNGYINGIWVLFSYDAKNDLLYYEFDEYLPQDSTLQLKLIVSDPKHNTSIKTINFKRSEEQTNL, encoded by the coding sequence TTGAGCGGAAATTTTGCAGAATTGAGGGGAAGCCATTTTCATACGGGAATTGATATTAAAACTCAGGGGAAAACAGGGCTGAATATTTATGCCATTGCTGATGGGTATGTCTCCAGGATAAAAGTTTCTCCATATGGCTATGGGAATGCGCTCTATATAACACACCCAAACGGATATACGTCGGTTTATGCGCATTTACACAGGTTTAACATTCAGATTGAAGAGTATGTGCGACGCCAGCAATATGCCAGTAAAAGTTTTGCTGTGAATTTATTTCCAGAGCCCGGATTAATAAATGTGAAGCAGGGTGAGGTGGTCGGAAAAGGTGGAAATTCAGGCAGTAGCCTTGGCCCACATCTGCATTTTGAAATTCGCACTACTGATAACGAAAAACCTCAAAATCCACTGCGTTGGAATTTTGATGTGGTGGATAATATCATACCCAGATTTCATAATCTTATAGTTTATCCGCTTTCTGATGGCGCAACAGTGAACAATGTACAAAGAAAACTTTTGTTTAGCCTGCAAAAATCAGGAAATAACTATAAAGTGAAAAATAATGCGCCAATAAAGGTTGCTGATACAATTGGCCTTGGCGTTTATGTAAATGATTACCTGAATAATACCTATAATCGCTGTGGTGTAAATCAGTTAAAAGTTTTTGTTGATGACGTTCTTACATATTTTCTTGAATTAAATGAATTGTCTTTTGCTGAAAACAGGTACATTCTTTCTCACATGGATTATGCCTTGAAGGTTGACAGGAACATTAAAGCCCACAAATGTTTTATTGATGAGGGAAATCATTTTAGTGGTTATAAGTTCAGTGAAGAACGGGGAAAGGTTTTTGTTGCTCCCGGGGACCGTAAACACGTCGAAGTTCATGCTATTGATGCCCACGGTAATAAATCTGTTCTGAGTTTTACGTTATTGGGTGTTGATCCTGTAAAGGCTAAACAGAATATTACGGTTGCCAGTGTTCTGAAACCAGGGCAAACAAATCACTTCGAAAATGAGGATGTTCACCTGGTCTTTCCTTCGAAATCGCTATATACCAAATTGAATTTTACATACAGCAGTGAACCAGGTTCAGAGGAAATGTATAGTAAGATATACCAGCTTCACGATAAGCATGTGCCATTGCATCAGCGTTTTAATTTTATATTAGAAACCCCTGACGTTCCCAATCATCTTAAAAATAAATTATACCTGGCTTCTGTGGCCCAAAATGGCAATACCAGCCCGGTTACTTCAAAGGTAAGGTGTGATAAGGGCCGGGCACATACCCGAATCAGATCTTTTGGTAGGTTTGCACTAATGGCCGATACTATTGCTCCTGAAATAAGACCTGTAAATATTTACGAAAATAAAGATATGACCAGTGAACAGGGAATTTCTGTGAAAATTACTGATGATGCTACAGGGATTGAGTCATACAATGGTTATATAAACGGGATATGGGTGCTCTTTAGCTACGATGCTAAAAATGATTTGCTTTACTACGAGTTTGACGAATACCTGCCGCAGGATAGTACACTGCAATTAAAGCTCATTGTTTCAGATCCAAAACATAATACTTCTATAAAAACCATTAATTTTAAACGTTCAGAGGAACAGACAAATTTATAA
- a CDS encoding DUF4349 domain-containing protein — MIKSLKTLLAFTFLTLLLSCESQQPKEAFSDKSDAYKTQDIAEKSSTGKSQQANRKLIKTGELRFETSNAKLARQNISDLTQKHKGYMGEDNVTGFDDRIEYELEVRIPAESFDAFINELTSGLKHIEHQDISISDVTSRYIDLEARLKSKQQLEARYLKLLDKANKVEDMLKIEAEIEKVRSDIESMQARLKQMSKNVAYSKLQISFYEIKGQTNAIGRKAVQAFVEGWNLLLKVLVGLLNIWPFLIIIGLVLYFIIRYDKKIKHKAEKEDKQE; from the coding sequence ATGATAAAGTCATTAAAAACATTGCTTGCATTCACTTTTTTAACTTTGCTCTTATCCTGTGAATCGCAGCAGCCAAAAGAAGCTTTTTCAGATAAAAGCGACGCATATAAAACACAAGACATAGCTGAAAAATCAAGCACCGGCAAATCACAACAGGCAAATCGCAAACTCATCAAAACCGGTGAGCTTCGCTTTGAGACCAGTAATGCAAAATTGGCAAGGCAAAACATATCAGATTTAACCCAAAAACATAAAGGCTACATGGGCGAAGACAATGTCACTGGTTTTGATGACCGCATTGAATATGAGCTCGAGGTAAGAATTCCGGCAGAATCTTTTGATGCTTTTATAAATGAACTCACCTCCGGTCTTAAACATATAGAGCACCAGGACATTTCAATTTCTGACGTCACCAGCCGATATATTGACCTCGAAGCCCGATTAAAATCCAAACAGCAACTTGAAGCACGTTACCTTAAATTATTGGACAAAGCCAATAAAGTTGAGGATATGCTAAAAATAGAAGCGGAAATTGAAAAAGTAAGAAGCGATATTGAATCTATGCAGGCCAGATTAAAACAGATGTCAAAAAATGTAGCCTATAGCAAACTCCAAATCAGTTTTTATGAAATAAAAGGGCAAACAAATGCAATTGGCCGCAAAGCCGTGCAGGCATTTGTTGAAGGATGGAACCTGCTGCTAAAAGTACTTGTCGGGCTTTTAAACATTTGGCCATTTCTCATTATCATCGGACTGGTTTTGTATTTCATTATCAGGTATGATAAAAAAATAAAACACAAAGCAGAAAAAGAGGATAAACAGGAATAA
- a CDS encoding iron-containing alcohol dehydrogenase: MENFTAYNPVKVHFGKGVTDNLGATALQYGKKALLMYGKGSTVKHGYYDRVKKQLVENNIDIAEYSGIKSNPVYEDVEAAIALARKEQVDFIVALGGGSVIDSAKIVSLCVQENLNPWHVMIRQQKPQKSMPLLTVLTLAATGTEMNAAAVLQNHKTGQKVGHVNPLAYPKHSFLDPEYTYSVPKNYTAYGIVDMIAHALEAYFGQGVSRLTDKFIISIIQEAMHFGPLVLKEPENYEYRANVMWTGTTALNGMTNWGKKYGDWGVHALGHELSLQFDVPHGASLSIAYPAWMKLQIEKAGTRIAALGQALWGDSDLRATIRNFENFFESIESPVRLQQAGIDVDKRENIIQGLNDNQASGFVYPLIDEERQRVVDFMYEGAL; this comes from the coding sequence ATGGAAAATTTTACAGCATACAATCCGGTTAAAGTTCACTTTGGAAAAGGCGTAACAGATAATTTAGGAGCCACCGCTTTACAATATGGCAAAAAAGCTTTGCTAATGTATGGTAAAGGTTCTACAGTTAAGCACGGCTACTACGACCGTGTAAAAAAACAGTTGGTTGAAAATAATATAGACATTGCAGAATACAGCGGAATTAAATCAAATCCGGTTTATGAGGATGTTGAAGCTGCTATTGCCCTGGCTCGTAAAGAACAGGTTGATTTTATTGTGGCCCTGGGTGGAGGCAGTGTGATTGATTCTGCTAAAATTGTGAGTCTTTGTGTACAGGAAAACCTCAATCCCTGGCATGTGATGATAAGGCAACAAAAACCGCAAAAGTCCATGCCGCTGTTAACAGTACTTACACTGGCTGCTACTGGAACAGAAATGAATGCAGCTGCAGTATTACAAAATCATAAAACGGGTCAGAAAGTTGGACATGTAAATCCTTTGGCATACCCGAAACACTCTTTTCTTGATCCGGAATATACATATTCGGTACCTAAAAACTACACTGCCTATGGTATTGTAGACATGATTGCTCATGCCCTGGAAGCTTATTTCGGTCAGGGCGTTTCTCGGTTAACCGATAAATTTATTATTTCCATTATTCAGGAGGCCATGCACTTCGGTCCACTCGTGCTGAAGGAACCTGAAAACTATGAGTACCGGGCTAATGTGATGTGGACCGGAACAACAGCCCTTAACGGAATGACTAACTGGGGTAAAAAATATGGCGACTGGGGAGTACATGCACTTGGACATGAATTGTCGTTGCAGTTTGATGTGCCACACGGAGCCAGCCTTTCAATAGCCTATCCGGCCTGGATGAAACTTCAAATTGAAAAGGCAGGTACCCGCATAGCTGCTTTGGGTCAGGCCTTATGGGGTGACAGTGATTTAAGAGCTACCATTCGTAACTTTGAAAATTTCTTTGAAAGCATAGAGTCTCCTGTGCGTTTGCAACAAGCCGGAATTGATGTGGATAAACGCGAAAATATTATCCAGGGGCTCAATGATAACCAGGCCAGTGGGTTTGTTTATCCATTAATTGATGAAGAGCGCCAACGCGTTGTCGATTTTATGTATGAAGGGGCTTTGTAG
- a CDS encoding anhydro-N-acetylmuramic acid kinase, giving the protein MKKSLFAGLMSGTSLDGLDIAICEFKMHGENLDWQIVEADTISYDKAWSKKLQNAHEKRAFDLLKLHHEYGEFLGSSVLSFLSRSGIPKADIAAISSHGHTVFHQPESKLTFQLGHGASIAAATGLPVFCDFRVQDVVLGGQGAPLVPVGDRLLFGKYDFCLNLGGIANVSMENKGQRVAWDICPANMVLNYLSRQMGQAFDDKGAYSARGKVDRDLMNELNQLQYYSKPAPKTLGREWVEREVLHLLEYYEIPVVDKLATFTEHIAIQISKAIDNYSGSTILITGGGAYNDFLINRINKWANVSVILPEQQIIDYKEALIFALLGYLKMHNQQNVFGAVTGAKKDHISGVEYKI; this is encoded by the coding sequence ATGAAAAAATCTTTATTTGCCGGCTTAATGTCGGGAACATCGCTTGATGGTTTAGATATCGCGATCTGTGAATTCAAAATGCATGGAGAAAACCTGGACTGGCAAATAGTTGAAGCCGATACAATTTCTTATGACAAAGCATGGAGCAAAAAACTTCAAAATGCTCACGAAAAGCGAGCATTTGACTTATTGAAATTGCACCATGAATATGGTGAGTTTTTGGGTTCATCCGTCTTATCTTTTTTATCCCGATCTGGCATCCCAAAAGCAGATATTGCGGCCATTAGCTCACATGGACATACCGTTTTTCATCAGCCCGAAAGCAAGCTTACCTTTCAGCTTGGGCACGGTGCCTCAATTGCTGCTGCGACTGGGTTGCCGGTTTTTTGCGACTTCAGGGTTCAGGATGTTGTTTTAGGTGGTCAGGGTGCTCCTCTTGTGCCTGTTGGAGACCGGTTGCTTTTTGGTAAATATGATTTTTGCCTCAATTTGGGAGGTATAGCTAATGTAAGTATGGAAAACAAGGGGCAAAGAGTCGCCTGGGACATTTGCCCGGCCAATATGGTATTGAACTATTTAAGCAGGCAAATGGGACAAGCTTTTGATGATAAAGGTGCGTATTCTGCGCGAGGTAAAGTTGATCGTGATTTGATGAATGAATTAAATCAATTGCAGTATTACAGTAAGCCAGCACCTAAAACCCTCGGCAGGGAATGGGTGGAGCGCGAAGTGTTGCATTTATTGGAATATTATGAAATACCTGTCGTGGATAAACTCGCAACGTTTACAGAGCATATCGCAATTCAAATATCCAAAGCAATTGATAATTATAGTGGTAGTACCATTTTAATTACTGGTGGAGGTGCGTATAATGATTTTTTAATTAATCGAATCAACAAATGGGCGAATGTGTCGGTTATACTTCCAGAGCAACAAATCATTGATTACAAAGAAGCTTTGATTTTTGCACTTTTGGGTTATCTGAAAATGCATAATCAACAGAATGTATTTGGTGCTGTTACAGGAGCAAAAAAAGATCATATTTCAGGAGTTGAATATAAAATATAA